Genomic DNA from Prunus persica cultivar Lovell chromosome G1, Prunus_persica_NCBIv2, whole genome shotgun sequence:
GCATTGCAGTTTGTGTTTTCTACATTGCAGTTTGCATTTTatccaatgcagtttctgaatcattcaatctcattgtacagggtattatgaaaacatataaaaagagaaaaactaccGGAGAAAAGGGAGACCCTCTTGACAAGGTATAAGAATCTCTAAACAGTGAATTATGCATTTCGGTTTTCGTTTCCTCcaatgcaatgcagtttctaattagtttctGTTCAATatgcaggaaaaagaaaaagaagatgatgagggaCAACAAGGAGAAGCAGAGGAAGCAGAAAACCAAGGAAAACCTGATGATGCTGATCAAACTCCAGAATTAAAAGAGgctggaaagaagaaaatgtttgAGAATGAAGCTGGAAAAGAACCTCTTGCAATTCAAGACCTCTTGGTGAAGTCCATGACAGACCAAATCAACTACCGCCAACAACAAGATCCTAGCTTCGTTTGCCCGGAAAGATTACAACTGTGGAaggatgaaaaaaatgaagacagtgagaagaaaatgaaggaattgtgggatatatttatccaagtaGAAAAGAGATCAAAGGAGCTGGAAGTGGAGTTGGCAACATACATAGAGAAATTAGATAATGAAGAATGTGTGACTGCCACCATGACAGTGGAATCTACAGTTCAGcttaatgaaatacaaaatctgaaaaggaGGATTGCAGAATTGGAAGGCAAGTAAACTCGTATTGACATGGAGAAGATTGCCAAGAAAAAGGAGATTCAAGGAAAGTACAAGGCAGAAATTCAAAGCTTGTTCTCAGACCCAACAATCTTTGAAATGGAGATGGATCTGCCTACAAAACAACCAACACAACCagttgaagagaaagaagaagaaaagaaagaagaagataagcaacaagaagagagagaagaagaaaataaagaacaagagaagcaacaagaagagcgagaagaagagaagaagcaagatGCTCCAACACCTGATGTTCCTTCAAGAGTACAAAGGGtgaagaacaaagaaagaaagaggcttCAAGCATCTTGCTATGTGtacgaaaaaaataagaaaacaaaaaaggaggcAAAAAAGGATGACGAAGAACTACCACAATTCAAGCTTATCTCTTCCGAGGAGGTATGCAATTACTGCAGTTTAAGCTGCtacttttttctattttctgcattgcagaaacagaaactgcaatgcagtttccgttTCCTGCAATGCAGTGTGTTATCTGCTTTACAGAaacggaaactgcattgcagtttctgttttatcaaatgaagtttctaattagtttcctttcaaTCTGCAGTTAACACAAGAGGCATCTCAGCCCGATGCCACAAATCCAATTCCTGATCCCCCAAAAGGAACGAGCCTTCATGATTCAATACCTGTAGGTCTGCAACAATCaagtgatgaagatgaaggacaaaaaaagccaacaaagaaaaaactaggATGGGGTCAGAGGAAGGTGTGGCAGAAAATTCCAAAGGCGGACAgggaaagaattgaaaaacacTACTTAAGTACTCAACCTCGGTAATATCTCTattccaaaataacaattctttcatcttttaattataattaaactaaaactaatCTTGTGAATTTCATGTATTCGAATCCGCAGTGCTGACTTTTGGGCAGGACTCAATAATGAGAAAGTGACAAACCATGATCTCAAAGATATTGTATGGGACCTGGAACTGTCACAAAACGTAAGTATTTACCAATTCTATAACACACATtgcattgtattttttatttgtgctaCCTATATTACCCATTTataattccatttttctccAATCAATGTGAAACAGGTTATTGAGGCCTATATCCAAATAGAGGAGGATAAAATAGAGCCCATGCAGACAAAGAGTCCACAGTACATGTCCACATGGACTTgggtaaatattattttgaaaattcaaaattgtttaaatagacaatgcactgcagttttcaaaaaatatatactaacAAATTGCCATTCTATGATATCAGGCTTACATGCAAAGCTTCCAAGAGCTATCTTGGCACAGGGCCCTGTATGAACACTTACTTGAAAAACTCGGGAAATGCAGTGTTCTTTTCTTCCCGATTATTTCAGAAGAAGAGTTCCACTTCACACTTCTCACATTTCACAAAAATGAACGAAAGTGGAGACACTACAATCCACTTAGATCGTTGGGAcgtagaaaagaagaaaggtgcATTGACATTGCTCGAAACTTTGTAAGTGGAATGAAACTGTCTTAATTTCTcagcacaaacacaaacagaaactgcagttTCTGTATTATACATATGCCTAATTTCAGACCAAaactataatatgtaatgcaCTGAttaccatttctttttctctttttttcttctttaaacaggttaataTTGTTGAAAGGTGGCTAGAATATATAAGACCTCAAGCACGAGCGTTcatagaaactaaaaaaaaaccaacacttGTGAAGCAAAAGGAAGGGCCCCCGACACTTGTACAAAAAGATTTGACTCCAACTGAAGAACTCACTCTCAATTGGATTATGCAAAATccattgcagtttccatttgagGATGACATGGAATG
This window encodes:
- the LOC109946537 gene encoding UPF0329 protein ECU05_1680/ECU11_0050-like, producing the protein MEKIAKKKEIQGKYKAEIQSLFSDPTIFEMEMDLPTKQPTQPVEEKEEEKKEEDKQQEEREEENKEQEKQQEEREEEKKQDAPTPDVPSRVQRVKNKERKRLQASCYVYEKNKKTKKEAKKDDEELPQFKLISSEELTQEASQPDATNPIPDPPKGTSLHDSIPVGLQQSSDEDEGQKKPTKKKLGWGQRKVWQKIPKADRERIEKHYLSTQPR